TCACTTATCGACCGAAATTGCAAAATTGAAAGTCGAGTTTGTCGCGTTTAAAACGGAAATGAAAAATGAATTTCTGGAGTTTAAGATTCAGATTCAAGCTGAGAATGCTAAGTTTCGATCCGAGATTCGAACGGATATCGCTGATTTTAAAGCGGAGATTCGAAAAGAGCTGAAAGAACTCCGTGAGTCGAATGTGGAGATTTTCAAATCGATTGCGAATATTCATAAGGCAATCGCCGATATCCACAAGACAATTGCGGTGCAAACTCGCTGGATGTTCGGTGCGGTTCTGGGATCGGTCGGTTTAGTACTCGCGATTGAAAAAATTTTACATTCCTTTCCTTAAATTTTTACCGTTTCAAGTTTGTGATCTTTGAAAAAAGCCTTCCATTTTGTAGGAAGGCTTTTTTGTTTAAACTGAGTAAGAACTCAAATTGTCGATGTGAATTCTTACTGAGTTTTTGTTTCAGACGGTTTTTTGAATGTATTTTGAAATTCAAAAACCTTTAGGAATTTCTTATATCGCTTTGCATTTCTTCTGGAGCGAATTTGATCTAAGATTAAATTTCCAATCAAAGAACTCGGAAGTTTCGGTTCTTTTCCTTGGCCGATTCTACGGAGTTGTAATCGGATTGCGGACATCTTAGAAAGAGAATTGAAGGTCGAGTTGGAAAGATTCGGAATTTTTACTTCTACGGAATTTAAATTTCCTGAAAGTAGTTTGGACGCGGAATCCGGTTCAAATGCAAATGGGGCCGCAAGGCCAACGACGTCTAACGCACCGCTTGTAATCGCTTCTTCCATCACACTTTTGGAACGAAAACCTCCCGTGGACATCAGAGGCATTTTCGCGGTTGATCTTGCTTTTTTTGCAAATTCTAAAAAGTAAGCTTCCCGCTTTTTAGTTCCGTTGGATTCTCCACCTTGCATTGCGGGAGATTCATAATTTCCTCCGGAGATTTCCAAAAGATCTATATTCGTTTTATTTAACATTTCTATGACTTGGATTGCGTCCTCCTCTCTAAAACCGCCGCCCTGAAAATCGGCCGAGTTGAGTTTGACTCCGACTGAAAATTCTTTTTTGGTCTGAGCTTGAATTCCATTTACGATTTCGAGAAGAATTCTTGCCCGATTTTCTAAGGAGCCTCCCCACTGATCCTCTCTGAGATTGGTCAACGGCGAAAGAAATTGATTGAGAAGATACCCGTGAGCCGCGTGAACTTCTACTCCGTCGAAACCGGCTTTTTCAGCGACAAGCGCGGCTTGGATAAATCGTTCTATGATTTTTTTAATTTCGTCTCCCGTAAGAGCGCGAGGAGTTCCGAAAACTTTCGCAAACATTCTCCCGGGAATGTTGACCTTTACCGCAGAAGGTGCAACGGGAGTTTCCGAAATAAAACCGAAGACTTGTCTTCCTGGATGACTGATCTGCATCCAAATTTTGGAGCCCCCGGCCTTGCCGGCTTCGGCCCATCGTTTGAAACGATCTAAACTTCCGTTGTCGCGAACGATAACGTTTCCAGGGCCGGTAATGGCGTAAGGATCGATCATCGCGTTTCCTGTCAGAAGAAGCCCGGCGCCTCCTTGTCCCCAGCGTTTATAGAGTTGGATCATCTGTTCGCCGGGCAAAAAATCATCGTCAGCTAAACTTTCTTCCATAGAAGCCTTTGCAATTCTATTGAGTAGAACTTGCCCGTTTGGCAAACGAAGCGGTTGTGAGAGGGGGGAGGTAGAAGCTGACATATAAATTCTCCGGTTGAAAATTTCATTTCCTACCCATCGGTATTTATTCTAAAGGAAATGTCAATTCAGAATTCCGACCAGTTGGTATTTATTTATGTGTTCAAAACTGAATTCGTTTGACCGGGTGAGAGATTTTAGGAGAATGAAAAGAGAAACCAGAACCTATGTCTAAAACCCTTGGATGGAAAAAACTACCGGAGGATGTACGCAGAGAATCGATTCTCATGGCGGCCATGCGTTGTTTTTTCTCAAAGGGTTTTGAAAAAACTTCGGTACAAGATATCGCGGATACGGCCGGTCTTACCAAAGGTGGAATTTATTTTCATTTTGAAAGTAAGGAAGAAATTCGAGACACTTTGATTCGAGATTTTCTGAATTTGGATCGATTGGGATTCAAAGATCCGGAAGTTCTCGCGCTCCCTCCTCATTTGCGTTTGAAAGAATTCTTAGAAAGACTGGCGAATCGACTTACGATCGAAGGGAATTGTTCGCCTCGATTATTTGCGGAGGCAACTTCCAACGGCGGGGGGATGGAAAAGGAAATCGTTTCTTTTTATGATTCTTTGGAATCCATTTTTGCGGAAACGATTCGCGAAGGACAAAAAGCGGGAAGTCTTGTGAACTCCATGTCTCCTGAGCTTCTCGCGAGAACCGTTCTTGCGGTTTTTGACGGTTTACAAATTCAAGCCGACATATCCCCAACGAAAAGGGATTTGCAAGTTCGCGGAAGAGATACTCTGAATTCTTTTTTTAAGAATCTGCTTTTGACCTTGGACCCAACCTGCGAAATAACGGATCAATCTTAACTTCGTATCGAAGCAAGAATGGAATAGATTCCGATTCCTAAATAGTTTCCTATCGCGTAACCGATCAAACCGGTTAGAATTCCGACCACCAAAACTCCCCGATTCCGAATCGCCTGTGTAACCGGTGGAACAAAAGCGGGACCATAGATGCTGGAAACGGATGTGATCATCCAAGTATCGACTGGAATTCGAAATATAATTCCTAAAATCAAATGTAGAAAAATAGAGCCGAACAAAATGGAAGTTAAGATTAAGAATACGGAACCGAAATCTCGTTTTAATTCTTCCAGATTCGCGAGAAATCCGATAGCCACGGAAAAAACCAAGATCAAATAACTTCCGAACTCGTAAGTTTTGAGTTGTCTTACTTTGGAATGAAAGGAAGTTCCGATTCCCCAAGTTGTAATTCCGAGTAAAATCGAAGGCGCGTACAAAGATGAAAAAATCAAAAACGTAAACGCGATCGAAACCCCAAAACCAAGAACCGCAAGAAGAAGTCCGATTCCGTTGGAAAAAACTAAATTCTTCCAGGGAATCGAGCGGCTCTGTTCTTCCAGTTCCACGTTTTCAACAGAAGTCTCTAATACGTTTTCTTTCCTTAAAAAGAGAGAGAAGAATTTTTTGCCGACCGTGAGCAGAAAGAGAAGATAAATTCCTCCTATCACGACGTCAATCGTGTTGACCAACGCAATCGTTTCTTTCGATGTATTGATCGCAAGACCGACGGCGTTTAGATTCGGAGTTCCACCTGTGTACAATCCGGAAAGTATTCCCGCAATTTTTGCGGATTCCGGATGTAAGTTAGAATAATAAAAGCCGGCAACAGCGGACACGATCGCGACGGAGACGGCGGAGAGGAAAAATGAAAAGAGAGCCAATCTTGCTTCTCCAAATCCCTTTTTAAAATCGGTGGAACTCAATAAAAGGGGAATTGCGAGCGGAATCGCAATTTCGGCAAAAGTCTGAGGAATCGATTTGGATATCCATCCGGAAGGGATCGTGTTTCCTAAAAAAATTCCGCCAATGTAACAGATCGAAACCGGGCCTAAGAGACCCAGAATTTTTACTTTTTTGGCGACTCGAAGTGCAAACCAAGGAAAAAATAGGATAAATAAAGAAAGAGTGGTCGAGTTTATCGTAGAAATTATGGAATCCATAATAGTTCCTGAATATAATAAAATTTTAATTTACTTGAAATTTCACCGTCGTGAACAAGGCCTTTTTAGATAAAAATTATTTTCAGCTAAAAAACCCATTTCTGAATTTTAGAGTTCAGAAATTTGGAATTCTAAAAAATAAAACTAACTCTTTAACTCTTCTTTTGTGAAAAGTATCAAAATTTAATTCTGAAAATTCAAGCAGAAAAGGGGAAGAATCTCGATTCTCTCGTTTTCTTTTTTCGATCTTCTCTAAAATCTTAACTAAAAGGGTAGTTTCTTATTCATTGATTTTTACAGAGATCGGGAATCGATTTGGATTCGTCTGCGGGTCTCAGAGAAAACCTTTTCGATTTTCTTAGGATTGAATTCAAATTAGGAAAAACCATGAAATTCATCTCGATTCTTTTTCATTTTGGAATGATAACCGGAATACTTTGGACCGGAGGTTTTTTATTCCTAACGAGTTGTTTGGACGCGGATTCAAAATGGGCAAGGATCAGTCAGATTCAAACGCCGGAAGGAAGTTCTCGTATTTCTTATCCAAAGGATTCTTTTTCGGATTTTGTTAGAAACCTTCCCTTAAAATCAGAACCCACTCTCTGGACCTTTCAAAAACAAAATATCATTCATCGTTATGATACGCTCGGCGTTTTGGATTTACCTCTTTTGTTTCAGAATGACTTGGAACAATGCGCGGATTTTACGATGAGGATTTGGGCGGAATATCACAAACAAAGAGGAGCGCTGAATCGCTTCTATCTTTTCGATTACAATGGAAGAAAAAAATCGTTTCAAGCGAGCGGGATGAGTTACGTTTCCTTTTTACGAAAATCGTTCGTTTCCTCCAATTCGTATTCTCTCAAAAAAGGAGGACTCGGTATTGACGAAGCGGATTTAAGACCGGGAGATCTTTTTGTTCAAAATGAAACGGGCGGGATCGGGCACGTATCGATGGTGTTAGACGCGGCCGAAAATTCTAAGCGAGAAAAATTCTATCTGATCGGTTTTAGTTTTATGCCCGCTCAAGAAATGCATATCGAAAAAGCCCCAAAAGAATTCGGCTCCAAGGGTTGGTTTACTTACAAAGGTTTTCTAAAACATCTGGAAGAATTTTATCCGTATGGAACTCCCGTTCTGAGAAGATTTCCAGATAAATAAGAATATTATAATTTATCGAAATGCTATCCAGCCTCCTACGTAGTGGGCCTGAAAGATTTGTTTCCAGTTTTGAAAACCAGCTTCCTGAAAAAGAGTTTCGTATCGGTTTGCGGGAATCTTATGTAGCGTTTTCACACGATCCAAGTAGGTTTCGAGAGCGGCATTCTCC
This is a stretch of genomic DNA from Leptospira tipperaryensis. It encodes these proteins:
- a CDS encoding LA_3696 family protein — encoded protein: MDFIQKVPRKLEEVLGAEGVDQFVDFLNSAFIASRAQILETSSDRFERHLSTEIAKLKVEFVAFKTEMKNEFLEFKIQIQAENAKFRSEIRTDIADFKAEIRKELKELRESNVEIFKSIANIHKAIADIHKTIAVQTRWMFGAVLGSVGLVLAIEKILHSFP
- a CDS encoding NADH:flavin oxidoreductase/NADH oxidase family protein, whose protein sequence is MSASTSPLSQPLRLPNGQVLLNRIAKASMEESLADDDFLPGEQMIQLYKRWGQGGAGLLLTGNAMIDPYAITGPGNVIVRDNGSLDRFKRWAEAGKAGGSKIWMQISHPGRQVFGFISETPVAPSAVKVNIPGRMFAKVFGTPRALTGDEIKKIIERFIQAALVAEKAGFDGVEVHAAHGYLLNQFLSPLTNLREDQWGGSLENRARILLEIVNGIQAQTKKEFSVGVKLNSADFQGGGFREEDAIQVIEMLNKTNIDLLEISGGNYESPAMQGGESNGTKKREAYFLEFAKKARSTAKMPLMSTGGFRSKSVMEEAITSGALDVVGLAAPFAFEPDSASKLLSGNLNSVEVKIPNLSNSTFNSLSKMSAIRLQLRRIGQGKEPKLPSSLIGNLILDQIRSRRNAKRYKKFLKVFEFQNTFKKPSETKTQ
- a CDS encoding TetR/AcrR family transcriptional regulator, with the translated sequence MSKTLGWKKLPEDVRRESILMAAMRCFFSKGFEKTSVQDIADTAGLTKGGIYFHFESKEEIRDTLIRDFLNLDRLGFKDPEVLALPPHLRLKEFLERLANRLTIEGNCSPRLFAEATSNGGGMEKEIVSFYDSLESIFAETIREGQKAGSLVNSMSPELLARTVLAVFDGLQIQADISPTKRDLQVRGRDTLNSFFKNLLLTLDPTCEITDQS
- a CDS encoding DUF819 family protein yields the protein MDSIISTINSTTLSLFILFFPWFALRVAKKVKILGLLGPVSICYIGGIFLGNTIPSGWISKSIPQTFAEIAIPLAIPLLLSSTDFKKGFGEARLALFSFFLSAVSVAIVSAVAGFYYSNLHPESAKIAGILSGLYTGGTPNLNAVGLAINTSKETIALVNTIDVVIGGIYLLFLLTVGKKFFSLFLRKENVLETSVENVELEEQSRSIPWKNLVFSNGIGLLLAVLGFGVSIAFTFLIFSSLYAPSILLGITTWGIGTSFHSKVRQLKTYEFGSYLILVFSVAIGFLANLEELKRDFGSVFLILTSILFGSIFLHLILGIIFRIPVDTWMITSVSSIYGPAFVPPVTQAIRNRGVLVVGILTGLIGYAIGNYLGIGIYSILASIRS
- a CDS encoding DUF4846 domain-containing protein, which produces MITGILWTGGFLFLTSCLDADSKWARISQIQTPEGSSRISYPKDSFSDFVRNLPLKSEPTLWTFQKQNIIHRYDTLGVLDLPLLFQNDLEQCADFTMRIWAEYHKQRGALNRFYLFDYNGRKKSFQASGMSYVSFLRKSFVSSNSYSLKKGGLGIDEADLRPGDLFVQNETGGIGHVSMVLDAAENSKREKFYLIGFSFMPAQEMHIEKAPKEFGSKGWFTYKGFLKHLEEFYPYGTPVLRRFPDK